In the genome of Amaranthus tricolor cultivar Red isolate AtriRed21 chromosome 15, ASM2621246v1, whole genome shotgun sequence, one region contains:
- the LOC130801792 gene encoding glucan endo-1,3-beta-glucosidase 11-like, producing MGTPARYINTSICRSSHSPLLPFSLILLLSGILPVSVFSLGINYGQIANNLPPPDKVVPLVKAIGATKVKLYDADSKVLKAFAKTGIQFTVTVGNDLLPQLAKDPKQSLDWVKKNVQGYLPDTNITCILIGNEVLTYNDTILTSSLVPAMQNMHSALQKLGLDGDIWVTTAHNLAILDTSYPPSSGSFRQDLSGCITQILNFHSKTGSPFLINAYPYFAYKASPQEVNLDYVLLQAKTANIMVDPDSNLHYDNMLYAQVDAVYAAMGPTFSKRVEVQVSETGWPSKGDEDEYGATPDNAKKYNGNLIKLFSNSAKKGTPMKPNCDLNVFVFALFNENMKPGPSSERNYGLFKPDGSPAYSLGFPTIQAVGNGSSYGADGPSSAAAETAAGSSGSGGGGRTSSSGYLSISSSTERYPSAGLTVISLVMMMMGMVAVI from the exons ATGGGAACACCAGCCAGATATATAAACACAAGTATATGCAGATCCTCACATTCTCCGTTATTACCATTTTCATTAATCCTTCTACTTTCAG GTATTCTGCCAGTATCAGTGTTCTCATTAGGAATAAACTATGGGCAAATTGCCAACAATCTTCCACCACCAGACAAAGTAGTCCCTCTAGTAAAAGCCATAGGAGCAACCAAAGTTAAGCTCTATGATGCAGACTCCAAAGTCCTGAAAGCTTTTGCTAAAACTGGGATCCAGTTCACTGTCACAGTAGGCAATGATTTACTCCCACAACTAGCTAAAGACCCAAAACAATCACTTGATTGGGTTAAGAAAAATGTTCAAGGCTACTTACCTGATACAAATATAACATGTATTCTTATAGGAAATGAAGTATTAACATACAATGATACTATCTTAACTAGTAGTCTTGTGCCTGCAATGCAGAATATGCATTCAGCACTCCAGAAATTAGGCTTAGATGGTGATATTTGGGTAACTACAGCTCACAATTTAGCCATTCTTGATACATCTTACCCACCTTCATCTGGTTCGTTTCGACAAGATCTAAGTGGGTGTATAACTCAAATCTTGAACTTTCATTCAAAAACAGGATCCCCATTCTTGATTAATGCATACCCTTATTTTGCATATAAAGCTAGTCCACAAGAAGTGAATCTTGATTATGTCCTGCTTCAAGCTAAAACAGCAAATATTATGGTAGACCCAGATTCTAATTTGCATTATGATAACATGTTGTATGCTCAAGTTGATGCTGTGTATGCTGCAATGGGACCCACTTTTAGTAAAAGAGTGGAAGTTCAAGTGTCAGAAACTGGGTGGCCATCTAAAGGGGATGAAGATGAGTATGGTGCTACTCCTGATAATGCTAAGAAATATAATGGAAATTTGATTAAGCTTTTTAGTAATAGTGCAAAAAAGGGTACACCCATGAAGCCTAATTGTGATTTAAATGTGTTTGTATTTGCACTTTTTAATGAGAATATGAAGCCAGGACCAAGTTCTGAGAGGAATTATGGGTTGTTTAAGCCTGATGGTTCACCAGCTTATTCATTGGGGTTTCCTACAATTCAAGCAGTTGGTAATGGTTCTAGTTATGGTGCTGATGGACCGTCTTCGGCTGCAGCCGAAACTGCTGCTGGTAGTAGTGGTAGTGGTGGTGGTGGTCGCACTTCTTCTAGTGGTTATCTCTCCATTTCTTCATCAACG GAAAGATATCCCTCAGCAGGTCTCACAGTAATTTCATTGGTTATGATGATGATGGGGATGGTAGCAGTAATTTAG